One genomic segment of Amycolatopsis sp. Hca4 includes these proteins:
- a CDS encoding NAD(P)/FAD-dependent oxidoreductase, whose translation MTIAIVGAGMGGLALARVLHVNGIESVVYERDAARDARRQGGMLDIHSGQRALREAGLLEKFLTIARGEGQDMRLLEPDGTLLLREDTPDDAPLLRPEIDRTDLRALFLDALPAETVRWGHAFDHAEDGVVHFAGGGSARYDLLVGADGANSRVRGLLTDARPAHLGQNAVELAISDIDARYPDLAAMVGRGNYWVFGEGKSLSAQRNGDGCVRIGISFYNTGEEWFETTGIPFDNPPAARARLMELLTGWDPEITRLIEVSDDTVVPRTLAALPVGLRWPSNPKATLVGDAAHLMPPVGEGANMAMLDGAVLGAALAAHPDDFGTAVAEYEKEMFERTEAAARMSADMQQLLMSPDASRRLLEFFQPR comes from the coding sequence ATGACCATCGCGATCGTGGGAGCCGGCATGGGCGGCCTGGCGCTCGCCCGTGTTCTGCACGTGAACGGCATCGAGTCGGTCGTGTACGAGCGCGACGCGGCGCGGGACGCCCGCAGGCAGGGCGGCATGCTGGACATCCATTCCGGGCAGCGAGCGCTGCGCGAGGCCGGGCTGCTGGAAAAGTTCCTGACGATCGCCCGCGGCGAGGGGCAGGACATGCGCCTCCTGGAACCGGACGGCACCCTGCTGCTGCGGGAGGACACACCGGACGACGCGCCACTCTTGCGGCCGGAGATCGACCGCACGGACCTGCGCGCGTTGTTCCTCGACGCGCTCCCCGCGGAAACGGTCCGCTGGGGCCACGCGTTCGACCACGCCGAAGACGGCGTCGTGCACTTCGCGGGCGGGGGCAGCGCCCGGTACGACCTGCTGGTCGGCGCGGACGGCGCGAACTCCCGCGTCCGTGGCCTCCTCACCGACGCCCGCCCGGCCCACCTCGGCCAGAACGCGGTCGAGCTGGCGATTTCCGACATCGACGCCAGGTACCCGGACCTGGCGGCCATGGTGGGCCGCGGAAACTACTGGGTCTTCGGCGAAGGAAAGTCCCTGTCAGCCCAGCGAAACGGCGACGGCTGCGTCCGCATCGGCATCAGTTTCTACAACACCGGAGAGGAGTGGTTCGAGACCACGGGCATCCCGTTCGACAACCCGCCGGCGGCCCGAGCCCGCCTGATGGAGCTCTTGACCGGCTGGGACCCGGAGATCACCCGCCTGATCGAGGTGAGCGACGACACGGTAGTCCCCCGGACTTTGGCGGCACTCCCGGTCGGCTTGAGGTGGCCATCGAACCCGAAGGCGACCCTGGTCGGCGACGCGGCACACTTGATGCCCCCGGTGGGCGAGGGGGCGAACATGGCCATGCTGGACGGCGCGGTCCTGGGAGCGGCCTTGGCGGCCCATCCGGACGATTTCGGCACGGCGGTGGCGGAGTACGAGAAGGAGATGTTCGAGCGAACGGAAGCGGCGGCCCGAATGTCGGCGGACATGCAGCAGTTGCTGATGTCCCCGGACGCAAGCCGCCGCCTGCTCGAGTTCTTCCAACCACGATGA
- a CDS encoding TetR/AcrR family transcriptional regulator → MLVWERPEPANRPAPAPLSRDLIVRTAVELADQAGLDAVSLRKIAAALDVGPMRLYGYIDTKDELLDLMVDAVHAEIRPTGDGWREVLTSVAEATRRAVHRHEWFADLIGGRPQLGPNALARGEAVLAALDGVDVDVVMPMVTAVDAYVIGAVRREIAERRAERASGLDQRQWQAELGPYLVRMFATGRFPALEKVVHDAAHHDADETFRIGLGFLLDGIGASIARP, encoded by the coding sequence ATGTTGGTGTGGGAACGGCCGGAGCCGGCGAACCGACCGGCGCCGGCGCCGCTGAGCCGCGACCTGATCGTCCGGACCGCGGTCGAGCTGGCCGATCAAGCCGGCCTGGACGCCGTGTCGCTGCGCAAGATCGCCGCCGCGCTGGACGTCGGGCCGATGCGGCTCTACGGCTACATCGACACCAAGGACGAGCTGCTCGACCTGATGGTCGACGCCGTCCACGCGGAGATCCGGCCCACCGGCGACGGCTGGCGGGAGGTGCTCACCTCGGTCGCCGAGGCCACCCGGCGGGCCGTGCACCGGCACGAGTGGTTCGCCGACCTGATCGGCGGCCGCCCCCAGCTCGGGCCGAACGCGCTGGCCAGGGGCGAGGCGGTGCTGGCCGCGCTGGACGGCGTCGACGTGGACGTCGTCATGCCGATGGTCACCGCCGTCGACGCCTACGTGATCGGCGCGGTCCGCCGCGAGATCGCCGAACGGCGGGCCGAACGCGCCAGCGGGCTGGACCAGCGGCAGTGGCAGGCCGAACTGGGCCCCTACCTGGTGCGGATGTTCGCCACCGGCCGCTTCCCCGCACTCGAGAAGGTCGTCCACGACGCCGCCCACCACGACGCCGACGAGACGTTCCGGATCGGCCTCGGCTTCCTGCTCGACGGCATCGGCGCGAGCATCGCCCGTCCGTAG
- a CDS encoding NAD(P)/FAD-dependent oxidoreductase, with protein sequence MTVTIIGAGLGGLVLARVLHRHGIRAEVYEAEASPAARRQGGMLDIHPWNGRLALETAGLTEGFRALVLPGRESSRVVDRHGTVLLDEPDDGTGQRPEVQRGELRQLLLDSLPPGTVHWGQKVGGVRALGDGAHEVRLAGGGTFVTSLLVGADGAWSKVRPLLSAATPEYVGVTVVETFLFDGDTRHPAAAKVVGAGALYALAPGKGIIAHRESGGTLHTYAQLYRPQDWLAGADAATVTARTAEEFAGWAPELTALITESDLPPVLRRLATLPAGHRWDRVPGVTLLGDAAHLMPPNGEGANLAMLDGAELGQALAAHPGEVETALAEYEQAMFARAAAEAADEDIYAIMFGADAPHSMVALLAG encoded by the coding sequence ATGACTGTCACGATCATCGGAGCCGGCCTCGGCGGTCTCGTCCTGGCCCGCGTCCTGCACCGGCACGGCATCCGGGCCGAGGTGTACGAGGCCGAAGCGTCCCCGGCCGCGCGCCGCCAGGGCGGGATGCTCGACATCCACCCGTGGAACGGCCGGCTCGCGCTGGAAACCGCCGGCCTCACCGAGGGCTTCCGGGCGCTCGTCCTGCCGGGCCGCGAGTCGTCCCGCGTGGTCGACCGCCACGGCACGGTGCTGCTCGACGAGCCCGACGACGGCACCGGTCAACGCCCCGAAGTGCAGCGCGGCGAGCTGCGGCAGCTGCTGCTGGACTCGCTGCCACCCGGCACCGTCCACTGGGGACAGAAGGTCGGCGGGGTGCGGGCCCTCGGCGACGGCGCCCACGAAGTGCGCCTGGCCGGCGGCGGCACCTTCGTCACGAGCCTGCTGGTCGGCGCGGACGGCGCCTGGTCGAAGGTCCGCCCGCTGCTCTCGGCCGCCACCCCGGAGTACGTCGGCGTGACGGTCGTCGAGACGTTCCTCTTCGACGGCGACACCCGGCACCCGGCCGCCGCGAAGGTGGTCGGCGCGGGCGCGCTCTACGCGCTGGCGCCGGGCAAAGGGATCATCGCGCACCGCGAAAGCGGCGGGACCCTGCACACCTACGCGCAGCTGTACCGGCCCCAGGACTGGCTCGCCGGAGCCGACGCCGCGACCGTGACGGCCCGGACCGCCGAGGAGTTCGCCGGCTGGGCGCCCGAGCTGACCGCGCTGATCACCGAAAGCGACCTGCCGCCGGTGCTGCGCCGCCTCGCCACGCTGCCTGCCGGGCACCGCTGGGACCGCGTGCCGGGGGTGACCCTGCTCGGCGACGCCGCCCACCTGATGCCGCCGAACGGCGAAGGCGCCAACCTCGCCATGCTGGACGGCGCCGAGCTCGGCCAGGCCCTCGCCGCCCACCCGGGCGAGGTGGAGACCGCGCTGGCCGAATACGAGCAGGCCATGTTCGCGCGCGCCGCGGCGGAAGCGGCCGACGAGGACATCTACGCGATCATGTTCGGCGCGGACGCCCCGCACAGCATGGTCGCCCTGCTGGCGGGCTGA
- a CDS encoding TetR/AcrR family transcriptional regulator — MAKRAQRRTDGLSKDVIVQAAAAILDEGGEAALTFRALTTRLSTGYGAIYHHVANKSDLLAAATEAVITRVLGDAVAGDDPREALRTVSLGLFDAIDAHPWVGAQLSREPWRPALLEIYERIGGLLAVLDVPERELFDAAAALVSYVLGVAGQNAANARLLAAGQGDRSAFLGAVAAQWAALDPERYPFVHRAAAQLREHDDREQFLAGVDILLAGIGALR; from the coding sequence ATGGCGAAACGGGCCCAGCGGCGCACGGACGGGCTGTCGAAGGACGTGATCGTGCAGGCGGCGGCCGCGATCCTGGACGAAGGCGGCGAGGCGGCGCTGACGTTCCGCGCGCTCACCACCCGCCTGTCGACCGGCTACGGCGCGATCTACCACCACGTCGCGAACAAGAGCGACCTCCTCGCGGCGGCGACCGAGGCCGTCATCACCCGCGTGCTGGGCGACGCCGTCGCCGGGGACGACCCGCGGGAAGCGCTGCGGACGGTGTCGCTCGGCCTGTTCGACGCGATCGACGCCCATCCCTGGGTCGGCGCCCAGCTGTCCCGCGAACCGTGGCGGCCCGCGCTCCTGGAGATCTACGAACGGATCGGCGGGCTGCTGGCCGTCCTCGACGTGCCCGAGCGGGAGCTGTTCGACGCGGCCGCCGCGCTGGTCAGCTACGTGCTCGGCGTGGCGGGGCAGAACGCCGCCAACGCCCGCCTCCTCGCGGCAGGCCAGGGGGACCGGTCGGCCTTCCTGGGCGCTGTCGCCGCCCAGTGGGCCGCGCTCGACCCGGAGCGGTACCCGTTCGTCCACCGGGCGGCGGCGCAGCTGCGGGAGCACGACGACCGCGAGCAGTTCCTCGCGGGCGTCGACATCCTCCTGGCCGGGATCGGAGCCCTGCGCTAG